The DNA segment GCCGCGATGCCCGCCGCCGGCGACCCGATCGCCGCCCGCAGCGGCATCCCACTGTCCGCGGCGACGGTGACGAGTTCGGCGCACCGGTCGTGCAGCGGCCGCATCGAGGAGTCGTCGGGTGTGGCGACCGCGACCACGGTCCGCGACAGTGGCGCGATCAGGTCGCGGTCGGAATCGAACACCCGCACCGCGACGCGGCTGATGTCCTCGGAGCCGATCTCCCGCGGCCCGGCCTCCCGGTCGTCCCACTGGATCAGCACGATGCGGCGCGGCAGCGTCAGATCGTGGCCCAGCGTGCGGCCGCGCTGCAACAACCGGGCGGTGGGGACGCGGGACTGGTGCCACTCGCAGATCTCGGCGAGCAGTTCGGTGGTGGCCCGTTCGCGGGTCATCCGCAGGCCGATCCGCGCGGCCTCCTGCATCAGGATCTCGGTCTGCCGCTTGACCAGCAGTCCGAACTGCTCGACCTCGGCGGGCGGGCCGGACAGCCCGATGGTGCCCACCACCCGGTCGTCGGTCACCAGCGGAATCGTCACACCGGGCAGGGTCCCGACGAGATCGCGCACGTCCTCGGCGGAATGGGCGATGGTGCGTCTGCTGCGGATCACCTCGACCGACGCCTCGTGGAACTGCCCCACCCGGGACTCGTCGCCGCTGCCCAGCACGATTGCGCGCTCGTCGGTGATGAGCACGTTGCGGCCGATGACGTCGGTGATGTCGTCGGCGATCTGCTGCGCCAGCGCCTTCCCGAGCATGAGCACCTTTCGTTGGGCGTACCGCCCGATTACACCGCCGATTTCCGCAGAAGACTAGTCGGTTTGCCCAGTGACGGGCGTCACGCCCCGCTCATACGATGGGTCGGTCCTCGCACAGGACGTCGGAAGGACGCCCCATGACACCCCTCGACTGGGCCTTGCTCGCGGGTTATTTCGCGCTGCTGATCCTGATCGGCATCCAGACCATGCGCCGGGTGAAGAACCCGGACGACTTCGCCGTCGCGGGCAACCGGATCATCTGGCCGGTGTTCTTCGGCAGCCTCGCCGCGGCGTTCCTCGGCGGCGGCGCGTCGATCGGCATCGCGGGTGCCACGATGCGCGACGGCTACGTCTACATGTTCGCGTTCTGCGCGTTCGGGATCCAGACTCTGCTCGTGGGGTGGTTCATCGCCCCCCGGCTCAAGCACTACCGCGGCGCGCACACCGTCGGTGACGTGATGGCCGAGCACTACGGCAGGCCCACCCGGGTGGTGACCGGGGTGCTCTCGGTCGCGCTGTGCGCGGGCATCCTCGGCGCTCAGGCCCTGGCCATCGGCACGATCGTCAACGCCACCCTCGACGTGCCGACGGTGCCCGCGGTGATCATCGGCATGGGGATCGTGGTGCTGTACTCGGCCTTCGGCGGCGCCTGGGCGGTGATCCAGACCGACCTGCTGCAGTTCGTGTTCCTCGGCGTGTTCCTGCCGGTGGCGCTGCTGATCGGCCTGAACGCCGTGGGCGGTGCCGAGTCCCTGCTCGCCGGGGTGCCCGCCGACCACCTCTCGCTGCTGGGCGACTACTCCCCGTTGACCTTCGTGACCCTGTTCGTCGCGTTCCTGCTCGGGGAGACCCTGGTGCCCCCGTACGCGCAGCGCACGTTCTCCACCCCGGACTCCCGCCACGCCCGGATCGGTTTCACCATGGCCGGGGTCTTCTCGTTCTGCTTCTACTTCGTCTCCGCCTCGATCGGCCTGATCGCACTGGTGCTCTATCCCGACATCGAGACCGACCAGGCGTTGCCGACCGTGGTGATGAACCTCATGCCGATCGGCATCCTGGGGCTGGTCGTCGCCGCCCTGCTGGCGGTCGTGATGTCCACGGCCAGCTCGTATCTCAACTCGACCGCGGTGGTGCTGACCAAGGACGTGTACCAGCCGTTGCGCAAGACACCGGTCACGCCGGCGCGCCGACTGACCATCGAACGCGTCACCAGTGTCGTGGTCGGTGCGGCGGCGACCACTTTCGCGCTCAGCGTGCCCTCGATCGTCGACGCGCTGCTCTACAGCTACACACTGTGGGCGCCCACGATCATCGTGCCGCTCATCGGGGCGGTGCTGTTCGGGGTGCGCTCCGCCCCGGCCGCCCTGTCGGCGATCGGGGCGGGCGCGCTGGTCACCGCGGTCTGGCAGTGGGGCCTCGACGCGCCGTTCGGCCTCGCCGACGGGCTGATCCCCGGTGTGCTGGCCAACCTCGTGGTGTTCGTCGGCGTCGCCGCCGCCACCGCCGACCGCTACCCCCGGCGGCGCCAACCCGCGCTCGTCGCACAAGGAGAACCCGCATGATCGTCAACCTGCTCTACTACGGGGTGCCGTCGCTGGTCATCGCGGTCACCGGCTGGGTCGGGTTCCTCGGCTGGCGGTTCTACGTGCGAGAGGTGCTGCACGACAACAACACCGACAACGACACCGACAGCGACACCGTCACGGAGGGAACACCATGAAGATCGCCGTGATCGGCGCGGGCGTGGTCGGCGTCGCGACCGCGCATGCACTCGCCGAACGCGGACACGAGGTCACCGTCTACGACCGCCGCGCCGACATCGCCTCGGACGCGTCCGCGTCCACGGGCGGGCTCATCGCGCCCGGGCACTCCTACGCGTGGGCCTCGCCGAGCGCGCCGGCCATGCTGGTGCGCTCGCTCTTCGGCGCGGACACGTCGATCCGGGTGAGGCCACGCGCCGATGCCGCACTGATCAGGTGGGGGCTGCGATTCCTGCGCGAGTGCACGCCCGGCCGGTCGCAGGCCAACACGCTCGCGAAATTCGCTCTGGCCCAGTACAGCCAGCGCCTCACCGACGAGGTGGCCGCCCGCGAGGGCATCGAGTTCTGCCACACCGACCGCGGCGTGTTGTACCTCTACCGAGACGAGGCGGAACTGGTTGCCGCCGAACGCAAATCCGCCCTGCTCCGCGAGCACGGCCGGATGCAGAAGACGCTCGGACCCGAGGAGATCGTCGCGGTCGAACCCGCATTGGCGCACGGGCGCAACCGGTTCGCCGGGGCCATCCACGACACCACCGACGCCAGCGGCGACCCGCAGCGTTTCGCCGCCGGGCTCGCCGAGAGCTGCCGTCGGCTCGGCGTGCAGTTCCGACTGGGCACCGACATCACCGGGCTGGTCACCGACGGATCCCGGGTCACCCACATCAGCTGCCCGGACGGGGATGTCCGCGCCGAGGCGATCGTGGTCGCCGCCGGTGCGGCCAGCCCGCTGCTGACCCGCACGATGGGCATCTCGCTGCCCATCTATCCGGCGAAGGGCTACTCGGTCACCGCCCCGGTCAAGGATGCCGACCGGGCGCCGCGCCTCGGCGGTATCGACGAACGCACCCTGGTCGCGTGGTCGCCTTTCGGCGATCAGATCCGGATGTCGGCGACCGCCGAATTCGTCGGCTACGACCGAAGTTCCACCCCCGCCGACTACGCCGGCATCGTCGCCGCGGGCGACGAGCTGTTTCCCGGCGTCGTCGACTGGGACAGCGCCCACTACCGCACCGGGCTGCGGCCGATGACCCCTGACGGACCGCCGCTGATCGGCCTCGGCCGTCACGACAACCTGTACTACAACACCGGACACGGCCACATCGGCTGGACGATGGCGTGCGGGTCGGCGCGGATGCTGGCCGATCTGATGGAGGGCCGCCGCCCCGATCTCGACCCCACCCCGTACGCGCCCGTGGGGCGGCGGCGCCACCGCTGAGCTCAGGCCTCGGACAGGGTCCGATCGGACCACAGCGCCGCCGAGGCGTGGCCCAGCAGCAGCTTGGCGTAGAACACCGGCCCGAACCACAACGCGGCGCGCGACGGCCCCAGGCCGGCGTCGAGGAGCACCCCGGCCACCGTCAGGACTATCCCGAGTGGCCTGCGCGGCGCCGCCCGCCGGAGCACCCACGTCGCCGCCAGCAGATAGCCGTAATTCGCTGCGGCCCAACGCCATCGGCCGGGCCCACCGCCGTCGATCCAGGCCAGCACCAGCGGATGCACGTGAAGGGCCGCGAACCGCAGGTGGTCGGCGTCGGTCTGCCCGGGCCGTTCGTACCAGCGCGCGCAGGCCACGGTGTTGTTGGCCCACGCACCGCCCCACAGGTCGACGGCCGACACCACCAGCACAGCGCGCTCCGCCGGCCCGAGCCGGCCACCGGCGAGCCGGGGAGCCAGGTATCCCCCGAGTGCGGCCAGGCCCAGGATCGTGGCTGTGCCGGCGGGGGTGGTCTCCTCGCCGACGAACTCCAGCCACGCCTGCCGCAGGCGGCTCACCGGGTGAGCACCGCCACGCATTCGACGTGGTGGGTGAGCGGGAACGAGTCGAACACCCGCACCTCCTCCACCGTGTAGCCGGCGGACAGGTACAGCCCCACGTCGCGGGCGAACGAGGCTGCCTCGCAACCGATGTGGATGACCCTCGGCACACCGGCGGCGCTGATCAGGTCGATGATGTCGCGGCCGGCGCCCGCGCGCGGCGGATCGAGCACCGCCACGTCGGCCGCCTGGCGTTCGGCCGACAGCGCCCGGCGCACCGAATCGGTGACCACGGAGACCTGGCCGAGGTCGGCCAGCGCGGCGCGCGCCGAGCGGCCCGCCGCCCGTGAGGTGTCGACCGTCAGCACACGCCCGCCCTCGCCGACCTGGTCGGCCAGCGCCGCCGCGAAAACCCCTGCGCCGCCGTAGAGATCCCACGCCGTCTGCCCGGGTTGCAGGGCGGCCCAGTGCGCGACCAACTCGCTGTAGCGGCGCGCGGCGTCGCGGTGCGCCTGCCAGAACGCGGTGACCGGGACCCGCCACACCCGCCCAGCGATGCGTTGGGTGGCCTCGTAGTCGCCCGACACCACCGACGTCGGCGCGCCGCGGCCGGTGCGCGGGCCGCTCTGGACGATGTGTCGGGCCCCGTCGTCGTCGACAGCGACGTGCACGTGGGCGCCCGCGGGGAACCGCAGCGGGCCGACCTCGTCGAGCATGCCGGCGGGCAGCTGGGCACAGCGCAGATCGGTGACGAGATCCGCGCTGTGGTAGCGATGGAACCCGGCGACGCCGTCCTCGCCGGTGTCCAGCCGGACCCGGGTCCGCCATCCGGTGGCCGCGCCGTCTCCGATGGCCTCGGCGGTGGCCTCGTCCTCGTCGCGCCACTGGTACCCGCCCAGCCGGGCGAGCTGATTGGCCACCACGGCGCCCTTGAGTCCCCGGGCCCCGTCCGGGGTGACGAACGCCAGGTCGCAGCAGCCGGCCCCGTCGACGCCGGCGATCGGGCACAGCGAGGCGATGCGCTGCGGTGACGGGTCGAGTACCTCGATCACGTCGGCGTGCCAGTAGGAACCGCGGTCGGACTGGACGCGGACCCGGACCGTCTCCCCCGGCAGCGCATGCCGGACGAACACCACCCGCCCGTCGTGGCGTGCCACGCAGCTGCCGCCGTTGGCGGGTGGACCGGCCTGCAGCGTGAGTTCTGCCGGCGCCCCGTCGGATCCACTCACTCCAAGAACCCTCGTCGGGCGTCACCCGGCGCCGACTGCGGTTGCAGGGTCTTGAGCCGCTCCGAGGAGTTCAGCTGCCACGGCACCGACGTCACCATCACGTTCGGCATGAACAGCAGCCGGCCCTTGAGCCGCAGCGCACTCTGGTTGTGCAGCAGCTGTTCCCACCAGTGGCCGACGACGTACTCCGGGATGAACACGGTGACGACCGTGCGGGGGGACTCCTTGGTGACCCGCTTGACGTAGTCCAGGACCGGGCGGGTGATCTCGCGGTACGGCGAGGCGATCACCTTCAGGGGTACGGTGACGTCGCTGTCCTCCCACTGGTGCACCAGCGCACGGGTGTCGGCGTCGTCGACGCTGACGGTGATGGCCTCGAGCACGTCGGGCCGGGTGGCACGCGCGTAGGCCAGCGCCCGCAGCGTCGGCAGATGCAGCTTCGACACCAGCACCACCGCGTGGTTGCGGCTGGGCAGCACGATGTCCTCGCCCTCGGCGGCCTCCTGCTGTTCGAGTTCGCGCGACACGGCGTCGTAGTGCTTGCGGATCGACTTCATCAGCACGAACAGACCCGACATCGCCAGGATCGCGATCCACGCCCCGGCGACGAACTTCGTCACCACGACGATGACCAACACCGTTCCGGTACACGACAACCCGATGCCGTTGATCACCCGCGACCGCATCATCTTGCTGCGCACCATCGGATCGGTCTCGGTGCGCAGCAATCGGGTCCAGTGCCGCACCATGCCGATCTGGCTCAGCGTGAACGACACGAACACCCCGACGATGTAGAGCTGGATGAGCGCGGTGACCTGAGCCTGGAAGGCGACGACGAACGCGACCGCGGCGAACGCCAGAAACAGGATGCCGTTGGAGAAGGCCAGCCGGTCGCCGCGGGTGTGCAGCTGCCGGGGCAGGTAACGGTCCTGGGCGAGAATGGATGCCAGCACGGGGAAGCCGTTGAACGCGGTGTTGGCGGCGAGCACCAGGATGAGCGCGGTGACACCGGCGATGAGGTACAGCCCCACCGGGAAGTCGTGGAACACCGCGTCGGCGAGCTGGGCGATCAGCGTCTTCTGCTCGTATCCCGGGGGCGCCCCCACCAGCTGCTCGGCCGGACGTTCGGCGATCTTCACGCCGGTCTCCTTGGCCAGCATGATGATTCCCATGAACAGCGACACCGCGACCAGACCCAGCAGCAGGAGCGTGGTTGCGGCGTTGCGCGACTTGGGCTTGCGGAACGCCGGCACGCCGTTGCTGATGGCCTCCACCCCCGTCAGCGCCGCGCAGCCGGACGAGAAGGCGCGCGCGATCAGGAACACCATCGCGAACCCCAGCACGTCGCCGTGCTCGCTGTTGACCGTGAAGTCGGCGGACTCGGCGCGCAACGGCTCACCGAGGACGAAGATCTGGAACAGCCCCCAGCCGAGCATGATGTACATGCCGACCATGAACGCGTAGGTCGGGATCGCGAACGCGGTACCCGATTCGCGGATGCCGCGCAGGTTGATCGAGGCGAGCAGCACGATCGCGGCCACGGCGAAGAGCACCTTGTGCTGGCCGATGAACGGTACCGCCGAGCCGATGTTCGACATCGCCGACGACATCGACACCGCCACGGTCAGTACGTAGTCCACGAGCAGGGCGCTGGCCACCGTGAGCCCGGCGGTGCTGCCCAGGTTGGTGGTGACGACCTCGTAGTCACCGCCCCCGGAGGGATAGGCGTGGACGTTCTGCCGGTAGCTCGCGATCACGATGAGCATCACCCCGGCCACCGCGAGGCCGATCCAGGGCGTCATCGTGATCGCCGTCATACCGGCGATCGACAGGACGAGGAAGATCTCCTCCGGCGCGTACGCGACCGACGACAGCGCATCGGAGGCGAAAACCGGCAGCGCCACCCGCTTGGGGAGCAGCGTGTGCGACAGCCGGTCGCTGCGGAACGGCCGCCCGAGTACGAGCCGCCGCGCCGCGGTAGAAAGCTTGGACACGAGGTCCAAGGGTATGCCCAGTCACGGATGGCTGTAGCGTTCCGGTTGCGGAGATTCGCTACTGGCTTGGAGAGCGGCACAGCCGAAAGGAACCGCACGTGCGTGTAGTGGTGATGGGATGCGGCCGGGTGGGGGCGTCCCTGTCCGACAGCTTGTCGCGGATCGGCCATGATGTGGCGGTCATCGACCGGGACGCCACCGCCTTCCACCGGCTCAGCCCCGAGTTCGCGGGCGAGCGGGTGCTGGGCATGGGGTTCGACCGCGACGTGCTGTTGCGCGCCGGTATCGAGGAGGCGAGCGCGTTCGCCGCGGTGTCCTCGGGCGACAACTCGAACATCATCTCCGCGCGTGTCGCGCGCGAGACGTTCGGCGTGGAGCGCGTGGTGGCCCGCATCTACGACGCGAAACGCGCCGCGGTCTACGAACGCCTCGGCATCCCGACCGTGGCCACCGTGCCGTGGACCACCGACCGGCTGCTCAACGTGCTGACGCGGGAGACCGAGACCACCAAGTGGCGGGACCCGTCGGGCAACGTCGGCGTGGCCGAGCTTCCGCTGCACGAGGATTGGGCGGGCCACCGCGTCACCGAACTGGAGGGCGCGACCGGCGGCCGGGTGGCGTTCCTGATCCGCTTCGGCAGCGGTGTGCTGCCGGACGGCAAGACCGTGATCCAGGCCGGCGATCAGGTGTACATCGCGGCCGTGGCGGGTCACATCGCGGAGGCGATGGCGATCAGCGCGCTGCCACCGAGTGAGGACGACTCGTGAAAGTAGCCATCGCCGGGGCCGGTGCCGTCGGCCGATCGATCGCCCGGGAACTCCTCGAGAGCAACCACGACGTGACCCTGCTCGAACGCAACCCCGACCACGTCGACATCGACGCCATCCCCGCCGCGCACTGGCGACTCGGCGACGCCTGTGAGCTCTCGGTGCTCGAATCGGTGCACCTCGAGGAGTTCGACGTGGTGATCGGAGCCACCGGCGACGACAAGGTCAACGTGGTGGTCAGCCTGCTGGCCAAGACGGAGTTCGGGGTGGCGCGGGTGGTCGCCCGGGTCAACGACCCGCGCAACGAGTGGCTGTTCGACGAGAACTGGGGCGTCGACGTCGCGGTGTCGACGCCGCGCATGCTGGCGTCCCTGGTCGAGGAAGCCGTCGCCGTGGGTGATCTGGTGCGGCTCATGGAGTTTCGCAAGGGGCAGGCCAACCTCGTGGAGATCACGCTGCCCGACGACACCCCGTGGGGCGGTAAACCCGTCAAACGCCTCGACCTGCCGAGGGATTCGGCGCTCGTGACGATCCTGCGCGGTTCGCGGGTCATCGTCCCGGAGTCCGACGAACCGCTCGAGGGCGGCGACGAGCTGCTGTTCGTGGCCTCCGCCGAAGTCGAGGACGAGCTGAGCAACCTGCTGTTGCACCCCAAACCGCGCTGAGCGTCAGTCCGTCCGCGTATCGGCGGGAGTCTGCTCCTGCGGTGCCGCCACGGCGAGCAGGGCCCGCTGGGCGCTGCGGATGGCGAAGTAGGTGACCAGCGCGGCGACAGCGGTCAGCGGCCAGCCCATCGCGATGCGGGCGACGCCCAGCCATCCGGTCTGATCGGCGTCGTAGAGGTGCTGCTGCACGATGAACCGCGACAGGAACACCGCCACCCAGGTCAGCGTCGCGATGTCGAACGCCCGCACGGCGGTGCGCATTCGGCGCCAGTCGTCGTTGTGGCCGTTGATCCAGCCCCAGATGTAACCCACCACCGGACGCCGGATCAGCACCGACAGCGCGAACACCGAGGCCCAGATCAGCGACATCCAGATGCCGAGCAGGAAGTAGCCCTTGGACTCGCCGACCAGATAGGCGATGAGCGCGCTGATCCCGACGCCGATGAAGCCCGAGATCGCGGGCTGGACGGTGTCCCTGCGGATCAGCCGCCACAAAAGGATCAGCGCGGCGACACCGAGCGCCGCGCCGATGGCGGGCACCAGGCCCGCGACGGAGGAGACGGGGACGAACACCACGACAGGCAGCGACGAGTAGATCAGGCCGCTGACGCCGCCCATCTGCGCCAGGATCGCCTGCGCGCCGTTGGGCTTCGTGTCCTCGGCGGCGCCAGCCGGATCGGCGTGACCGGGTTCGACGTGATCGGGTTCGGCGCCGCTCACTTCTGGATTTCGTAGTGCGGGTTGTAGATCGCCTTCGTCCCGTTCTCGAGCTTGCCGACGCGGCCGTGCACCCGCAGCGTCCGCCCGGATTCGATGCCGGCGATGCGGCGCTGTCCGAGCCACACCAGCATCACCGAATCGGTGCCGTCGAAGAGTTCGGCGCGGACGCCGCCCGCGCAGCCCTTGGAGTTCGTCTCCACGCTGCGCAGGGTGCCCACCATCGTGACTTCCTGCCCGCGCTGACAGTCGATAGCCTTCTGCGCGCCGTTGTGGGCGGCTTCGTCGCTGAGCTCCTCGACATCGAGTTGCTGTGGGTCCTCCGTCAGACGCCGGGTGAGTCGACGCAGATACCCTTCGGCCGTGGCCATGGCCTCTCCTGACCTTTCGCAGATCCACCGTGGACCCGCCTTCAATCCAACGCCACGGTAGACCTGTTGGTTCCCTTATGCCATGCGGGGTTGACCACGCCGCGCCGATCTAACCGTGCTTGTTTGACGGGCGGTGCACGATCGTGTGATGGCGGTCGATCTACGCGGTGTGACGACGGTGCTGCTGCCCGGTACGGGCTCCGACGACGACTACGTGTACCGGGCGTTCGCGTCGGCTCTGCACGAGGTCGGGGCGGTGGTAGTCACGCCGCGGCCGCAACCGCAGCGACTGGTCGCGGGCTACCGCGACGCGCTCGACGAGGCCGCGGCGGCAGGGCCGGTCGCGGTCGGCGGGGTGTCGATCGGCGCGGCGGTCGCGGTCGAATGGGCGCTGGCGCATCCGGACGGCGCGATCGCCGTGCTCGCGGCGTTGCCTGCGTGGACCGGCTCACCGGTGACGGCGCCCGCGGCGATGACGGCGCGCCACTCCGCCGAGGTCCTGCGCCGCGACGGACTCGTCGCGGCGACGGCCCAGATGCGCGCGTCGAGCCCCCGCTGGCTGGGTGACGAGCTGACCCGCTCGTGGGTGGCGCAGTGGCCGGCGCTGCCCGACGCCATGGACGAGGCGGCCGGCTACACCGCGCCGACGTGCCCACAACTCGAGGCGCTGACCGCGCCGCTGGGGGTGGCCGCCGCGACCGACGATCCGGTGCATCCACTGGAGGTCGGGATGGAGTGGGTGTCCGCGGCGCCGCGCGCGGCGCTGCGCACCGTCACCCTCGACGACATGGGCGCCGACCCGGCCGTCCTCGGCGCGGCCTGCGTGGCGGCGCTGAACGAGGCCTCCGAGCGGACGCCGTAGCCCGCCGGTTCAGTCGGAGAACGCGAACCAGCAGATGCTGTTGCGCGCCGCCTGGTCTTCGAGAACCAGCCCGCGGATCGCGTGGGGAAGTCGCCTCCGTTGCCAGTCTCGTTCCGCGCGACCGGCGTGAGGGTCGTCGGGGTGGGCGCTGCGGACGGCCTTGATCGCGTATGCCGCCGCGCCGAGGCCGTGCTCGGCAACGTGTCCCACGCATGCGGCCTGTCCGGCGGAGTACGCGGCGAAGCGGGCCGCGCCGCGGAGATGGCGGGCCGCCCCCATGGCGTGGCCACCCGCGGCGCGGGCACGCATCATCGCGAGATCGCCTCGCGCCCACGCCCGTGCGGCCGCCACGGCTTCTCGCGGCCGCGGATCGTCGGGCCGGACGGTGGCGAAGTGGCCCAGGACGTGCTCGGCGCACTCGGCGGCCCACAGCGCGATGAGGCGGTGGTGGTCGTCGGTCAGCGTGCCGCCCCGGCGAATGGTGACCAGGCGGGGGCCACGGACCTCGGGCAGGATCACGTCGGCTCCCGATCGTGACGCGCCGACCGGTGTCTAGCCGCCGGTGATGGTGCGCAGCTGCTGCATCGCCGAACCCTGGGCGCTGCGGCGCGCGGCGGGTTCCGGCGGGGCCGGAGGCGCAGGCGGCGTCTGCTGCGCAGGGTCCGCCTGCTGACCCTGCTGACCCTGCTGGGCGGCCGCGGCGGCCCGCAGCTGGGCGGCCATCGGCTCGGGCAGCTGGACCGGCAGCGGGGTGCGCACCGGCAGCGGCGTGTCGCCGCGACGGACCACGGTGTCCCGCAGGGCTTCCCGCGCCTCGAGCGTGAGGGCGTCGATGCTGTCGGCGACGCCGTTGACCACGCAGCGGATCATCCAGCGGTACCCGTCGATGCCGATGAACCGGACCATTCCGGAGGCCGAACCGACCACCTCACGGCCCCACGGGCCGTCCTGGATGCTCACCGAGGCGC comes from the Mycolicibacterium litorale genome and includes:
- a CDS encoding DUF3159 domain-containing protein translates to MGGVSGLIYSSLPVVVFVPVSSVAGLVPAIGAALGVAALILLWRLIRRDTVQPAISGFIGVGISALIAYLVGESKGYFLLGIWMSLIWASVFALSVLIRRPVVGYIWGWINGHNDDWRRMRTAVRAFDIATLTWVAVFLSRFIVQQHLYDADQTGWLGVARIAMGWPLTAVAALVTYFAIRSAQRALLAVAAPQEQTPADTRTD
- a CDS encoding APC family permease; this encodes MDLVSKLSTAARRLVLGRPFRSDRLSHTLLPKRVALPVFASDALSSVAYAPEEIFLVLSIAGMTAITMTPWIGLAVAGVMLIVIASYRQNVHAYPSGGGDYEVVTTNLGSTAGLTVASALLVDYVLTVAVSMSSAMSNIGSAVPFIGQHKVLFAVAAIVLLASINLRGIRESGTAFAIPTYAFMVGMYIMLGWGLFQIFVLGEPLRAESADFTVNSEHGDVLGFAMVFLIARAFSSGCAALTGVEAISNGVPAFRKPKSRNAATTLLLLGLVAVSLFMGIIMLAKETGVKIAERPAEQLVGAPPGYEQKTLIAQLADAVFHDFPVGLYLIAGVTALILVLAANTAFNGFPVLASILAQDRYLPRQLHTRGDRLAFSNGILFLAFAAVAFVVAFQAQVTALIQLYIVGVFVSFTLSQIGMVRHWTRLLRTETDPMVRSKMMRSRVINGIGLSCTGTVLVIVVVTKFVAGAWIAILAMSGLFVLMKSIRKHYDAVSRELEQQEAAEGEDIVLPSRNHAVVLVSKLHLPTLRALAYARATRPDVLEAITVSVDDADTRALVHQWEDSDVTVPLKVIASPYREITRPVLDYVKRVTKESPRTVVTVFIPEYVVGHWWEQLLHNQSALRLKGRLLFMPNVMVTSVPWQLNSSERLKTLQPQSAPGDARRGFLE
- a CDS encoding CdaR family transcriptional regulator, translating into MLGKALAQQIADDITDVIGRNVLITDERAIVLGSGDESRVGQFHEASVEVIRSRRTIAHSAEDVRDLVGTLPGVTIPLVTDDRVVGTIGLSGPPAEVEQFGLLVKRQTEILMQEAARIGLRMTRERATTELLAEICEWHQSRVPTARLLQRGRTLGHDLTLPRRIVLIQWDDREAGPREIGSEDISRVAVRVFDSDRDLIAPLSRTVVAVATPDDSSMRPLHDRCAELVTVAADSGMPLRAAIGSPAAGIAALNISARDAYDAMHVGPSAQPDQRIHRIDEVRLHQALSVVPIDSRLRLTEGLLGPLLADRDWAVLRDTLIAWGDCAFNVTRAAERLHVHRNTLIYRLDKVGRTLDRTLSEPGLAVAVYVTCVLDRLG
- a CDS encoding potassium channel family protein, whose protein sequence is MKVAIAGAGAVGRSIARELLESNHDVTLLERNPDHVDIDAIPAAHWRLGDACELSVLESVHLEEFDVVIGATGDDKVNVVVSLLAKTEFGVARVVARVNDPRNEWLFDENWGVDVAVSTPRMLASLVEEAVAVGDLVRLMEFRKGQANLVEITLPDDTPWGGKPVKRLDLPRDSALVTILRGSRVIVPESDEPLEGGDELLFVASAEVEDELSNLLLHPKPR
- a CDS encoding thioesterase domain-containing protein, which translates into the protein MAVDLRGVTTVLLPGTGSDDDYVYRAFASALHEVGAVVVTPRPQPQRLVAGYRDALDEAAAAGPVAVGGVSIGAAVAVEWALAHPDGAIAVLAALPAWTGSPVTAPAAMTARHSAEVLRRDGLVAATAQMRASSPRWLGDELTRSWVAQWPALPDAMDEAAGYTAPTCPQLEALTAPLGVAAATDDPVHPLEVGMEWVSAAPRAALRTVTLDDMGADPAVLGAACVAALNEASERTP
- a CDS encoding potassium channel family protein; translated protein: MRVVVMGCGRVGASLSDSLSRIGHDVAVIDRDATAFHRLSPEFAGERVLGMGFDRDVLLRAGIEEASAFAAVSSGDNSNIISARVARETFGVERVVARIYDAKRAAVYERLGIPTVATVPWTTDRLLNVLTRETETTKWRDPSGNVGVAELPLHEDWAGHRVTELEGATGGRVAFLIRFGSGVLPDGKTVIQAGDQVYIAAVAGHIAEAMAISALPPSEDDS
- a CDS encoding D-amino acid dehydrogenase, which codes for MKIAVIGAGVVGVATAHALAERGHEVTVYDRRADIASDASASTGGLIAPGHSYAWASPSAPAMLVRSLFGADTSIRVRPRADAALIRWGLRFLRECTPGRSQANTLAKFALAQYSQRLTDEVAAREGIEFCHTDRGVLYLYRDEAELVAAERKSALLREHGRMQKTLGPEEIVAVEPALAHGRNRFAGAIHDTTDASGDPQRFAAGLAESCRRLGVQFRLGTDITGLVTDGSRVTHISCPDGDVRAEAIVVAAGAASPLLTRTMGISLPIYPAKGYSVTAPVKDADRAPRLGGIDERTLVAWSPFGDQIRMSATAEFVGYDRSSTPADYAGIVAAGDELFPGVVDWDSAHYRTGLRPMTPDGPPLIGLGRHDNLYYNTGHGHIGWTMACGSARMLADLMEGRRPDLDPTPYAPVGRRRHR
- a CDS encoding sodium:solute symporter family protein, whose translation is MTPLDWALLAGYFALLILIGIQTMRRVKNPDDFAVAGNRIIWPVFFGSLAAAFLGGGASIGIAGATMRDGYVYMFAFCAFGIQTLLVGWFIAPRLKHYRGAHTVGDVMAEHYGRPTRVVTGVLSVALCAGILGAQALAIGTIVNATLDVPTVPAVIIGMGIVVLYSAFGGAWAVIQTDLLQFVFLGVFLPVALLIGLNAVGGAESLLAGVPADHLSLLGDYSPLTFVTLFVAFLLGETLVPPYAQRTFSTPDSRHARIGFTMAGVFSFCFYFVSASIGLIALVLYPDIETDQALPTVVMNLMPIGILGLVVAALLAVVMSTASSYLNSTAVVLTKDVYQPLRKTPVTPARRLTIERVTSVVVGAAATTFALSVPSIVDALLYSYTLWAPTIIVPLIGAVLFGVRSAPAALSAIGAGALVTAVWQWGLDAPFGLADGLIPGVLANLVVFVGVAAATADRYPRRRQPALVAQGEPA
- a CDS encoding OB-fold nucleic acid binding domain-containing protein — translated: MATAEGYLRRLTRRLTEDPQQLDVEELSDEAAHNGAQKAIDCQRGQEVTMVGTLRSVETNSKGCAGGVRAELFDGTDSVMLVWLGQRRIAGIESGRTLRVHGRVGKLENGTKAIYNPHYEIQK
- a CDS encoding class I SAM-dependent RNA methyltransferase — encoded protein: MSGSDGAPAELTLQAGPPANGGSCVARHDGRVVFVRHALPGETVRVRVQSDRGSYWHADVIEVLDPSPQRIASLCPIAGVDGAGCCDLAFVTPDGARGLKGAVVANQLARLGGYQWRDEDEATAEAIGDGAATGWRTRVRLDTGEDGVAGFHRYHSADLVTDLRCAQLPAGMLDEVGPLRFPAGAHVHVAVDDDGARHIVQSGPRTGRGAPTSVVSGDYEATQRIAGRVWRVPVTAFWQAHRDAARRYSELVAHWAALQPGQTAWDLYGGAGVFAAALADQVGEGGRVLTVDTSRAAGRSARAALADLGQVSVVTDSVRRALSAERQAADVAVLDPPRAGAGRDIIDLISAAGVPRVIHIGCEAASFARDVGLYLSAGYTVEEVRVFDSFPLTHHVECVAVLTR